GCTCTCTCGCCCGACTGCGAGCAGCTCGCCCGTCTCGTCGACCGCCGAGTAGTGGTCGTTTCCGGGCAACTCCGTGTGGGCGTCACTTTCCTCGCCCGCGTCGAGGGCGAGCTGGTCCTCGAGGGAGGTGTCAGTGACGTGTGAGCGATACCGAGGGTCGCCAGGTTCGCTCACGTCGAGCAGGTAGGTGCCGGCGTTCCAGTGAGCGAGGATGGCCACCCCGTCGTGGACGTAGACGTCGTGGAGGTATCGGAGTCGCCAGCCGACGTCCGCCCAGTCGGGCTCGAACTCGAGGAGCGACCAGCGGGCGAGCTCTTCGGGTTCGTCGCCGGCGACGTCGAAGACGACGAGCGGGTTGTCCTCGACGACGTCGCCGTCGCGCTCGGTCTCGATGCCGTTGCCGACGAGGTAGAGGACGTCGCCGTCGAGGTAGCAGTTGTGGATGTGGTAGCCGGTCTCGTACGGCTCGCCCGTGACGACGGGGTCGGCGGGATCGCTCACGTCGTAGAGGACGAAGCCGTAGAACTCCTCGTCGCCGGCGGGGTTCGCCGGGCCGGGGACGACGAGCCGGTCGCCGTCGACTTTCACGTCGAGGATCTCGGTCAGCGGCCGATCGTCGACGGTCAGGTCGCGACGCTCGGCGAGGACGGTCGGGTCGGTGGGCTCGCTCACGTCGACGGTCACGAAGCCGTCGGTCGCTGCGAGAGAGACCGTCTGCCCGTCGTCACCGACGACGGCCTCGGCCGCGCCGCGAACGTCGACGACGCCGAGCGGCTCGAACGCGTCGTCGACTGCGTCGACCCTCGCGGTGGCCAGGGAAGACGCGGCGGCAGCTCCGAGTGTGAGGCCGAGGCATGATCCGCCACCGGCCCGAAGAAACGTTCGCCGGCGCATACGCTCCCTCACACGGCCACGCATATAACGTGTGGTGCGCGCCGAAGATCGACTCGAGAGCGAGTCGCGACGCTCGAGCGTCGCCTCGTGGCCGCTGAGCTGATTCCCCTCACCGTCGCAACAGTCGCCGGTCGCCGGTCCCCTCGGTCAGTGCGCTCGCGAGCGCCCCTTCGACGACGACGTCGTCGCCGAGGTCGGTCACGGTGATCGCGGGGACGTTCGTCATGACCATCTCGGCCACCCGCTCGCGGATCGGGTCGACGACGAGTTCCTCGTTGTTGAGCGCGACCGCGCCGCCGACGGAGACGACGAGCGGGGCGAACGAGTGGACGAGGTTCGTCACGCCGATCGCGTTCCAGTGGGCCAGCTGATCGATCACGTGATCGGCCAGCGCATCCTCGCCCGCCAGGCCGAAGACGTCCTTCGCGGCGAAGTCGGGATCCTCAAGCGGCAACGCGGTCGAGATCGTCGGGTCGTCCTCGGCGAGCAGCCGGGCGTACGCGGGGATGTTGTTGCCCGAGCAGTACGCCTCCCAGTGGCCGTCGCGGCCACAGCCGCAGGTCATCCGCCCGCGGGGGTCGACGACACAGTGGCCGACCTCGCCGGCGTTGCCGTCCCACCCGTCCAGGACGACGCCGTCACAGCAGACGCCCGCGCCGATCCCCGAGGAGATCGTGACGTAGACCATGTCGTCGGGGTTTCGATCGGAGTGAAACCGCTCGCCGATGACGCCCGCGTTCGTGTCGTTGTGCAGGTACACGTCCTCGGAGGCGACGAGATTCTCGATGGGGCCCGTCAGCGGGATTCGATCGATCGTGTCCGGGAGGTTCGCCGGATCGATCACCGCCCCCTCCGCGAGGTCGAACGGACCGATCGAGCCAATACCGACGGATCGGATCTGGACTGGATCGATCTCCGCCTCCTCGCAGGCCGCCCGGAGCGTCTCGAGGACGCCCTCCGTCACGTCGACGCCCCTCGGTCCACGCGGCGTGCTGTTCTGGCTCGAGCCGATCGTCGTCCCGTCGCCCTCGGCGACGACGGCCCGGACGTTCGTCGCACCGAGGTCGACGCCCGCGTAGTAGGCCATGCTGTCGTACGTGCGTCACCCCGACACTTAACGACACAGATTCGAGGGTCGCACTCGAGGCGGATCGAACCGCCCCTCGAGGTGGCGCGTCCCATCACTCGAGGTGGCGCGTCCCATCACTCGAGACGGCTCGCTCGAGTGTCGCACTCGGCTTCACGCCGTACGGGTGGCGTCTTCGAGACCAGTCGGCCCCAGAACGAACGGTTGCCCGACACCCGACGGTAGCCCCACTCGCGGAGGTCGTTGTACGGTCCGAGGGTCCGCAGGCGCTCGATCG
This portion of the Natronobeatus ordinarius genome encodes:
- a CDS encoding ROK family protein — its product is MAYYAGVDLGATNVRAVVAEGDGTTIGSSQNSTPRGPRGVDVTEGVLETLRAACEEAEIDPVQIRSVGIGSIGPFDLAEGAVIDPANLPDTIDRIPLTGPIENLVASEDVYLHNDTNAGVIGERFHSDRNPDDMVYVTISSGIGAGVCCDGVVLDGWDGNAGEVGHCVVDPRGRMTCGCGRDGHWEAYCSGNNIPAYARLLAEDDPTISTALPLEDPDFAAKDVFGLAGEDALADHVIDQLAHWNAIGVTNLVHSFAPLVVSVGGAVALNNEELVVDPIRERVAEMVMTNVPAITVTDLGDDVVVEGALASALTEGTGDRRLLRR
- a CDS encoding LVIVD repeat-containing protein, which encodes MRRRTFLRAGGGSCLGLTLGAAAASSLATARVDAVDDAFEPLGVVDVRGAAEAVVGDDGQTVSLAATDGFVTVDVSEPTDPTVLAERRDLTVDDRPLTEILDVKVDGDRLVVPGPANPAGDEEFYGFVLYDVSDPADPVVTGEPYETGYHIHNCYLDGDVLYLVGNGIETERDGDVVEDNPLVVFDVAGDEPEELARWSLLEFEPDWADVGWRLRYLHDVYVHDGVAILAHWNAGTYLLDVSEPGDPRYRSHVTDTSLEDQLALDAGEESDAHTELPGNDHYSAVDETGELLAVGRESWATEPGEPEGAGGIDLFDVSDPDEPDYRATIEPPETDDASYRGGEWTTAHNFELHDGRLYSSWYQGGVKVHDVSEPAEPVELAGWEDRDAAGFWTARVADETIVASSTPLIPNASTDGALYTFPTGPGTDSAEDGPTDHADTRDRDGAPAVDRTAGFTVLAALTGGAIALERGRRRLRND